The region ATCAGAACCAGAACAAGATTCCATTTGCAGTCTTGACACTACTGGCGGACAAGAATGGATGCCTACACCACAGATAAAGGCAAACCTATCGTCATTAAACACATTCATTTCGCGAGTTCGTGGCCGTGATGTGAGCCCTGTGAGGGGTCAATTACATATCCCTGTGAGTGACGTTGCACACAGTACATCTCGATATTACAAGAGAAAATCAAGGCAGGTGTGTGAAGTAGTCTTGGACTGTATAGTACCAGGTCAATCTCAAGctctctttcaacttttgaccAGGGATATTATTACCGATGTCAGCGTTCCTAGTATAGCTGATCAAAACATTTTGCAGAAACTCCTCATTCTTTATGAAGAATCAAACTCTTGGTTTACCAAgcaggaaattctttcaatatttGTGGAGGACTTTCCCAAGTCTCAGCTTAAGGAAATGATTCCAGGTTTGACCAAATGGCGCATTGATCAAGCTCGAAAGCATGCCGCGCTCGTTGGGCCGGGTAAGCCGAAAGAACTACCCGAGATTCGTCGTACACGTTTGGATCCTGTGAGGGTGGATCATTTCGTTGATTTTATAGCAAGCCCGCATTACTTGCAAGACGTCGCATTTGGTACCAAGTTTCTGAAGTTATCAAATGGcgagaaaatggaaattccAAATGTTGTACGGACAGTTACAGCGTCACGACTAGTAAACCTCTAtctttcattttgcaaagaagagGAATTTGTGCCACTGGGAAAGTCAACGCTGTTCACCGTACTTAAGGTACATACCTACATGACAACTTATGTATGACACGATTGTTTACACGTTTTATGGCAGGTTTGTGTTGGGGGCTCTATTTCTCGTACTCTTCTGTATGACTAGGTTACTATGTGCTTGACTCGAACTGGTGCATTCCTTTACCGTGGTAAAAACTATGGTggaacatttctttcttgGTCCAAAAACGAGGTCATCATTTTCTATTTGTGTCAAGGACCAGACACTTTAACACATGTACACTTTCAATGAACATAGATAGAGCCTCCGTACAAAAGACTTCCGCCCCTTATTTGACCTCGATAAATGGGGagaaattataattatgctCGAacagaaaagttaaaattgttTGTTGAACATGTGCATTTACCCTTTCTGTATCCACCACGCTGACAGCTGAAAATAACTTATCTTTGTGGCATACGTGTAATAAGAGtcttatttgattttgtttttataagcTCTGTGCGGCATCCCAGAAGAAATCTCTCGCTGGGCTTGACAACATTACTACTGAAGGGATATCATCGATGCAGACACTGCACAACGTTGTTTCACAATTGGGCAAAGCAGGTAGAGAATGTAAACATATAGTTCACAAAAATTGCACAATGTAGGATAAAATAGCGTTAAGAATGATTTAAGTATAGAGTATAGCGTGAAAAAAAACCCCAAGTACCACGTAACACAACGTCAGATGTGGCGTGGTGTTTAAATGCGTGGTGTTAGATGATCTTGAAGACCTGTGGTGTGTTGTGACGCATCACTGTAGTGGCGTAAATTTCAGATTtcggtctcgcttagggtgttgaGGAAAAATCAccggtctcgcttagggttgCACCCGAAGAAATTCAACAAAGAATGCTggagccacgcccagattggtctcttttaggggtcaaaaaaTGCGCGAGCCACGCCGAGATTGGTCTCCCTTAAGggtcaatttcaaaattctcgacGAACATCCCCACCTTTTTATATTCGAATCCCCTCCCCCCCGGGCTTTCTGTTGGACATCCGTTTATCAAATTTGACTTAATTATGCTTTTCAACAGGTAAGCCAATTGCGTGGGCCGAGGCTATCCAAGAAAGGCTGAAAAGTAGCAAAATTTATCTCAAAACAGATTTCAAACTTCACATTCACAAGGACAACCACTGCGCTGATCATTGTCGAATCCACGCATTGTCTG is a window of Acropora palmata chromosome 4, jaAcrPala1.3, whole genome shotgun sequence DNA encoding:
- the LOC141878528 gene encoding uncharacterized protein LOC141878528 → MHYALPTNPTRSEKPYPTPPRSANLLGTNAPFLTPNYAHEEMKCTSLRVAGAINNTLVSLHASSVIAHRTLNPVQITDLLHFFLRSTYFQYNGTIYKEREGVDMESPLVAVFANHQVKSLEEYELVSLDEFSGPSQCGGYIETEEFKEVSQELASPQNDDCQRKLNYEEIPRHENTSLGTTKPTDGDALWNASLTESFEDLESEPEQDSICSLDTTGGQEWMPTPQIKANLSSLNTFISRVRGRDVSPVRGQLHIPVSDVAHSTSRYYKRKSRQVCEVVLDCIVPGQSQALFQLLTRDIITDVSVPSIADQNILQKLLILYEESNSWFTKQEILSIFVEDFPKSQLKEMIPGLTKWRIDQARKHAALVGPGKPKELPEIRRTRLDPVRVDHFVDFIASPHYLQDVAFGTKFLKLSNGEKMEIPNVVRTVTASRLVNLYLSFCKEEEFVPLGKSTLFTVLKLCAASQKKSLAGLDNITTEGISSMQTLHNVVSQLGKAGRECKHIVHKNCTM